The genome window GGTGCCCTCCGGTATCGAAACCGAGGTCAGCGGCGGCGTGAATCTGGAAACCATCAGTGCCATTGGGAAGCTGGGACCGGATTTCGTTTCCGTGGGCGCCTTGACGCATTCGGCCAAAGCCCTGGATTTAAGCATGCGCGTGCTCGCAATATCCTGAACAACTTCAAGCAGCAGGATACCATGAACTCACAAGCATACACGGATATTTCCCGGCTGAGGGCTCAGTTCGGCGACCGCCTGACCATATTCGGACATCATTACATGAGCAGCGAGGTCATCCGGCACGCGGATTTTGCCGGTGATTCTTTGGAGCTTTCCCGCAAGGTCCCAGGATTGACCTCGGATTACATCGTTTTCTGCGGCGTGTCCTTCATGGCCGAGTCTGCGGCCATCCTGGCGAGTTCCCGGCAGAAGGTTTTCATACCGGATACCGCCGCGAGTTGCGTTATGTCCGATATGGCTCCGCACGTTCCGGTACAGACTGTCTTGGAGCGCCTGCGTGCCGGAGGCCGCAAGATCATCCCCCTGGCTTATGTAAACACGTCGGCTGCGGTAAAGGCCATTTGTGGCCGTTTCGGCGGTTCGGTCTGCACCTCGGCCAATGCCAGCACCATGCTGTCCTGGGCCTTAAAGCAAGGCGACGGCGTACTCTTCCTGCCGGACCGCAATCTGGCCATGAATACGGCCAATGCTCTGGGAATGGCCGAAGATCAACGGATGATCCTGGACATTCGCGGTGAAGCCGGGGAGCTGGACCAGGCCTCACTCAGCCGAGTGCAATTGTTCATCTGGCCCGGCTTGTGCGTTATCCATCATCGATTTAAGACACAGCAGATCGTCCGGGCTCGCGCCAAATCGCCGGGTGCCCTTGTAGTGGTTCATCCCGAGTGCTCACCCGAGGTGGTTGCGGCTGCCGACGCCAGCGGCTCCACTTCCTTCATCATCGATTACGTGCGCAAGGCGCCAACCGGAGCGACCATTTACATCGGAACCGAATGCAATCTGGTGGAGCGATTGGCTGGGCAATACAAAGGCGAGAAAACTATCCTGGCGCTGGTTGAGAGTGCTTGCGTCAATATGGCCAAGATCACGGAGCCCAAGCTGGCCAAGCTGCTCTTTGACATTGATGCAGGCCGGGCAAACGAGGTGACCGTCCCGCCCGATGTAGCCGCGCCTGCGCGTGACG of Desulfocurvibacter africanus subsp. africanus DSM 2603 contains these proteins:
- the nadA gene encoding quinolinate synthase NadA, which gives rise to MNSQAYTDISRLRAQFGDRLTIFGHHYMSSEVIRHADFAGDSLELSRKVPGLTSDYIVFCGVSFMAESAAILASSRQKVFIPDTAASCVMSDMAPHVPVQTVLERLRAGGRKIIPLAYVNTSAAVKAICGRFGGSVCTSANASTMLSWALKQGDGVLFLPDRNLAMNTANALGMAEDQRMILDIRGEAGELDQASLSRVQLFIWPGLCVIHHRFKTQQIVRARAKSPGALVVVHPECSPEVVAAADASGSTSFIIDYVRKAPTGATIYIGTECNLVERLAGQYKGEKTILALVESACVNMAKITEPKLAKLLFDIDAGRANEVTVPPDVAAPARDALTRMLEVCCR